In Candida orthopsilosis Co 90-125, chromosome 4 draft sequence, a single genomic region encodes these proteins:
- a CDS encoding Mps1 monopolar spindle protein, a putative kinase, translated as MLYDHHSSSNHSMGEDDNTCAPPPSLSSYSIEMLNSKRNTPVTGIYHQDFPERSTDLRKKFIAVFGHTTTTTENSLSDGLMEDKSGSTSKSTITGSENRIKRRRYGKGLGAPKRASQNNTLEDDYIDEELIKKNVEERNKSPVRRHPLSDISNTFRKPVTPKKDSPAAATAAAAAVAMAPVVSTVPTAPPAPVVVPPTASIAESRTFIVNNKRYEKLELLGRGGSSKVYRIKAANGHQFALKKVTLNSTEDITSFKGEIELLRRLRNYKRVVKLYDSEVTKSSIYLIMEKGDIDLAMLFQNRLNMNLPLDLQFVRYHISEMFKCVRDVHDAGVVHSDLKPANFLMVRGILKIIDFGIANAVPDHTANIYRESQIGTPNYMAPEALEEASMAETKNTTWRVGRPSDIWSCGCIMYQFIYGRPPYASLAGTKRILAIMNPQYKIQYPHLGIGDVPVPQSAINLMRNCLARDPNDRWTVEECLNSEFFHPKVVDENFVTKIVHQSVNLGYNKRISGEGITTEAYDSLVNDIIDQIRTYNC; from the coding sequence aTGCTATATGATCATCATTCATCATCGAATCACAGCATGGGTGAAGATGACAATACTTGTGCGCCACCGCCATCACTAAGCTCCTATAGCATTGAAATGCTAAATTCAAAACGAAACACCCCAGTAACAGGAATTTACCATCAAGACTTTCCTGAGAGATCAACTGACTtgagaaagaaatttattGCTGTGTTTGGacatacaacaacaactacgGAAAACTCACTCTCAGATGGTCTTATGGAGGACAAGTCGGGATCAACGTCGAAGTCGACAATTACTGGCTCGGAAAATCGCATCAAAAGGAGACGGTATGGCAAGGGGCTAGGGGCGCCGAAGAGAGCAAGTCAAAACAATACATTAGAAGATGACTATATTGATGAGGAATTGATTAAGAAAAACGTTGAGGAGAGAAACAAGTCTCCAGTCAGACGCCACCCATTGAGTGATATATCGAATACGTTTAGGAAACCAGTGACTCCAAAGAAGGATTCCCCggcagcagcaacagcagcagcagcagcagtagcGATGGCACCAGTAGTATCAACAGTTCCCACAGCACCACCTGCACCAGTAGTGGTTCCACCCACAGCTTCCATTGCAGAGTCACGAACCTTTattgtcaacaacaaaagataCGAGAAATTGGAGCTACTAGGAAGAGGCGGGTCATCCAAGGTTTACCGTATAAAGGCAGCCAATGGTCACCAATttgcattgaaaaaagtcACTTTAAACTCAACAGAGGATATTACCTCATTTAAGGGAGAGATTGAGCTTCTTCGAAGATTGAGAAATTACAAGCGAGTAGTGAAGCTTTACGACAGTGAGGtgacaaaatcatcaatttacTTGATAATGGAAAAAGGGGATATTGATTTAGCAatgttgtttcaaaacaGACTCAATATGAATCTACCGTTGGACCTACAATTTGTCAGATACCACATTTCGGAAATGTTTAAATGTGTAAGAGATGTACATGATGCAGGCGTTGTGCACAGTGACTTGAAACCGGCAAATTTTCTTATGGTGCGAgggattttgaaaatcatcGACTTTGGAATTGCAAATGCTGTACCTGACCATACAGCCAACATATACCGAGAGTCTCAAATTGGAACACCAAACTACATGGCACCAGAGGCGTTAGAGGAGGCGAGTATGGCGGAAACGAAAAATACAACCTGGAGAGTTGGTAGGCCATCAGATATATGGTCTTGTGGGTGTATCATGTATCAATTCATTTACGGAAGACCTCCGTACGCTTCTTTAGCCGGCACAAAGAGGATATTAGCAATTATGAATCcacaatacaaaatacaataCCCGCATTTAGGTATCGGCGATGTGCCCGTGCCACAAAGTGCCATCAATCTTATGCGCAACTGCCTTGCTCGTGACCCTAATGATCGTTGGACGGTAGAAGAATGCTTAAACAGTGAATTTTTCCACCCAAAGGTGGTTGATGAAAACTTTGTCACTAAAATTGTCCATCAAAGTGTCAACTTGGGCTACAATAAGAGAATCTCAGGTGAAGGAATCACGACCGAAGCCTACGACTCATTAGTGAATGACATTATAGATCAGATTAGAACTTATAATTGCTAA
- a CDS encoding Arp2 component of the Arp2/3 complex, whose translation MSSPIVLDQGTGFVKIGRAGTNFPDYTFPSMVGRPILRAEERNLLVPDDIEIKDVMCGSEASQVRSLLQINYPMENGIIKNWEDMEHLWDYAFYEKMKLNPQGQKILLTEPPMNPLKNRETMCQVMFEKYGFDGVYVAIQAVLALYAQGLSSGVVVDSGDGVTHIVPVYESVVLNHLTKRLDVAGRDVTRHLINLLFRRGYAFNRTADFETVRQIKEKLCYVSYDLEFDSKLSTETTTLVESYELPDGRVIKVGSERFEAPECLFQPHLVDVEQPGVGETLFNTIQSADVDVRSSLFKAIVLSGGSSMYPGLPSRLEKELKQLWLTRVLRGDATRLDKFKVRIEDPPRRKNMVFIGGAVLANIMADKDHMWISKQEWEEQGPRVLQKLGPR comes from the exons ATGAGTTCACCAATTG TACTTGATCAAGGAACTGGGTTTGTTAAAATTGGTAGAGCAGGCACCAATTTTCCTGACTACACTTTCCCATCTATGGTGGGAAGGCCAATATTGCGAGCAGAAGAGCGTAATCTTCTCGTTCCTGATGATATTGAGATTAAAGACGTTATGTGTGGATCAGAAGCAAGTCAAGTGAGGTCTTTGCTTCAGATAAACTACCCCATGGAGAATGGTATTATCAAGAACTGGGAAGATATGGAACACTTGTGGGATTACGCCTTCTACgagaagatgaaattgaaccCTCAAGGACAAAAGATCTTGTTAACTGAGCCTCCAATGAACCCATTAAAGAATCGAGAAACTATGTGTCAGGTcatgtttgaaaaatacgGATTTGACGGAGTTTATGTTGCCATTCAAGCGGTGTTGGCATTGTATGCGCAAGGATTGAGTTCAggagttgttgttgactcAGGTGATGGTGTAACTCATATTGTCCCTGTTTATGAGTCAGTTGTGTTGAACCATCTTACAAAGAGATTGGATGTTGCAGGAAGAGATGTCACCAGGCATTTGATTAACTTGTTATTCCGTCGTGGTTATGCATTCAACAGAACtgctgattttgaaactgtACGTCAGATTAAGGAGAAGCTATGTTATGTTAGTTATGATTTAGagtttgattcaaaattgtctACGGAGACCACAACATTGGTAGAGTCTTATGAGTTGCCAGATGGAAGGGTGATCAAAGTTGGTAGTGAGAGATTTGAAGCCCCAGAGTGTCTATTTCAACCACACTTGGTTGACGTTGAGCAGCCAGGAGTGGGAGAAACTTTGTTCAACACGATCCAATCagctgatgttgatgtaaGATCCTCCTTGTTCAAAGCAATTGTCTTGTCTGGTGGTTCCTCAATGTATCCTGGATTGCCATCGAGATTGGAAAAGGAGCTTAAACAGTTGTGGTTGACCAGGGTATTACGTGGCGATGCTACTAGATTGGACAAGTTCAAGGTAAGAATTGAAGACCCaccaagaagaaagaaCATGGTTTTTATTGGAGGTGCAGTTTTGGCCAACATCATGGCCGATAAGGACCACATGTGGATTTCAAAGCAGGAGTGGGAAGAGCAAGGACCAAGAGTTTTACAAAAGTTGGGACCTAGATAG
- a CDS encoding Rpn7 subunit of the proteasome regulatory particle: MEIESDIPHIPNHKLSEKEFLLTTSISTEEREKIVGELVAAIKSDNLAPYYKYLPEKVKDFPFDESLYKELVSKNEEEVTELKSKIKEAEGEEETELDVVTTTTKLAEYYTKIIDRANATETLNKVVELTSDTGKKIDNLLTLTRLDFFFNDLPQVRKDLDQISVLIEKGGDWERRNRFKAYNGIYLLATRNFSEASKLLTDSLATFTSTELCTYEQIAHYAIVAGVISLDRVDLKEKIIDSPEILSIYSSAPELEPLLNLTNSLYTCQYNCLFDYLLQSYDQLLLPNKYLHAHANYFLREMRCKAYGQLLESYKSLSLKSMAANFNISEDFLDQDLCRFIPNKKLNCVIDKVNGIIETNRPDNKNNQYHLLIKQGDTLLTKLQKYGAAVKLSGAERVV, from the coding sequence ATGGAAATAGAATCTGACATACCTCATATCCCTAATCACAAACTATCAGAGAAAGAGTTTCTACTCACTACGTCAATTTCAACCGAGGAGAGAGAGAAGATTGTTGGAGAATTAGTCGCAGCCATCAAAAGTGATAATCTTGCACCTTATTACAAGTACCTCCCCGAAAAGGTGAAAgattttccatttgatgaatcttTGTACAAAGAGCTTGTATCaaaaaatgaagaagaggtaACCGAGTTGAAGCTGAAGATCAAGGAAGCTGAGGGAGAAGAGGAAACCGAGTTGGATGTTGTCACCACGACGACCAAATTGGCCGAATACTATACAAAGATTATTGACAGAGCCAATGCTACTGAAACATTGAACAAGGTGGTGGAATTGACTTCAGATACTGGTAAAAAGATTgacaatttgttgacattGACTAGACttgactttttctttaacGATTTGCCACAGGTTCGCAAGgatcttgatcaaatttcGGTTCTCATTGAAAAGGGTGGTGATTGGGAGCGTCGTAATAGATTTAAGGCCTACAATGGGATTTACTTGCTTGCTACAAGAAACTTTTCTGAAGCTTCAAAGCTACTTACAGACTCGTTGGCAACTTTTACATCCACAGAGTTGTGTACATATGAGCAAATTGCGCATTatgcaattgttgctggtgTGATATCCTTAGATAGAGTTGACTTAAAGGAAAAGATTATCGACTCACCAGagattttatcaatttacTCGTCTGCACCAGAGTTGGAACCTTTGCTAAACTTGACTAATTCATTATACACATGTCAATATAACTGTTTATTTGACTACCTTTTACAATCATATGATCAGTTGCTATTACCAAACAAGTATTTACACGCCCATGCAAACTACTTTCTCCGGGAAATGAGATGTAAAGCTTATGGACAATTGTTAGAGAGTTATAAGTCATTGTCGTTAAAATCAATGGCagccaatttcaacattagCGAAGACTTTTTAGACCAAGACTTGTGTAGGTTTATTCCAAACAAAAAGCTCAACTGTGTTATTGACAAGGTTAACGGAATAATAGAAACAAACAGACCTGACAATAAGAACAATCAATACCATTTGTTAATCAAACAAGGTGACACATTGTTAacaaagttgcaaaaatatGGTGCTGCAGTAAAGTTGAGTGGAGCTGAAAGAGTTGTATAG
- a CDS encoding Gcd14 protein (S. cerevisiae homolog GCD14 has tRNA (adenine-N1-)-methyltransferase activity, has role in tRNA methylation and localizes to nucleus, tRNA (m1A) methyltransferase complex), which produces MTFFNYKDHIEEGDLVLAFINRSTIKPIYVKSGEILNTRYGHFLHSSMIGMKYGAQMRGAKGYGFIHLLYPSPEMWTLSLPHRTQIVYTPDSSYIIQRLNVRPGSRVIEAGTGSASFTHSFARTVGESGKVFTFEFHEPRYLEAKTELQSHGLTNTVITHRDVCNGGFNVDGTIDGDVVFLDLPSPWDAIPHLDTVVAKQKRVGICCFSPCIEQVAKTVTALEENGWTNVEMVEIAAKRWEARKEMKRDVSNAIKRIKDIQGRKQYGIESRRAGHPPQKLAKSDDSFKSARKSAKVKEGEYGYEWLEVTKTESEIKSHTSYLTFAYRILL; this is translated from the coding sequence ATGACCTTTTTCAACTACAAAGACCACATCGAGGAGGGCGATTTGGTGCTAGCCTTTATCAATAGATCTACAATAAAGCCTATATATGTCAAGAGTGGCGAAATTCTCAACACACGTTATGGTCATTTCCTTCATTCTTCGATGATTGGTATGAAGTATGGTGCACAGATGCGTGGGGCTAAAGGGTATGGGTTTATTCACTTATTGTATCCTAGTCCCGAAATGTGGACCTTGTCATTACCTCATAGAACTCAGATTGTATACACACCAGATTCGTCATATATTATACAGAGGTTGAATGTTCGACCCGGATCAAGAGTTATTGAGGCTGGGACAGGGTCAGCTTCATTTACACATTCATTTGCAAGAACCGTGGGAGAAAGTGGTAAGGTGTTTACATTTGAGTTCCACGAGCCGAGATACTTGGAGGCAAAGACCGAATTGCAAAGCCATGGGTTGACAAACACCGTCATTACTCATCGCGATGTTTGCAATGGAGGATTTAACGTCGATGGCACAATTGACGGTGATGTGGTGTTTTTAGATTTACCGTCTCCTTGGGATGCTATACCGCATTTGGATACAGTCGTTGCAAAGCAGAAGCGAGTGGGGATATGTTGCTTTTCTCCATGTATTGAACAAGTGGCTAAAACAGTAACTGCGTTGGAAGAAAATGGTTGGACAAATGTGGaaatggttgaaattgctgCAAAGAGATGGGAAGCACGAAAAGAAATGAAGAGAGATGTGAGCAATGCTATCAAAAGGATAAAAGATATACAGGGGAGGAAACAGTATGGCATTGAAAGTAGGAGAGCTGGGCACCCACCTCAAAAATTGGCCAAATCTGACGACTCGTTCAAATCGGCCAGAAAAAGTGCTAAAGTAAAGGAAGGTGAATATGGGTATGAATGGCTTGAAGTGACAAAGACTGAATCGGAGATTAAAAGTCACACTTCGTATTTAACGTTTGCATATAGGATATTGCTATAG
- a CDS encoding Lsm1 protein (S. cerevisiae homolog LSM1 has RNA binding, has role in deadenylation-dependent decapping of nuclear-transcribed mRNA and localizes to cytoplasmic mRNA processing body, mRNA cap binding complex), with product MSEQPSQQGQPSDPLGTSVEDLYLESYAFTTAAAIVGSVDRKIFVLLRDGRNFFGILRTFDQFANLVLQDTFERIYVEGEPKKFGEIYRGVFIVRGENVVMMGELDIDREDDHLETLQQIPFEQAEQEQKLNQEKLIKEEKSKQKTLFEKGLIYDFQQTVLY from the coding sequence ATGAGTGAACAACCATCGCAGCAGGGGCAACCTAGTGACCCTCTTGGAACCAGTGTCGAAGATTTATACTTGGAGAGTTATGCGTTCACCACAGCAGCTGCTATTGTCGGGTCTGTTGACCGTAAAATATTTGTGTTGTTAAGAGACGGAAGAAACTTTTTCGGTATATTAAGAACGTTTGACCAATTCGCAAACTTGGTTCTCCAAGACACATTTGAGAGGATATACGTTGAAGGAGAGCCCAAAAAATTTGGCGAGATTTACCGAGGTGTTTTCATAGTGAGGGGTGAAAATGTGGTTATGATGGGAGAACTCGACATAGACAGAGAGGACGACCATTTGGAAACTCTACAACAAATACCTTTTGAGCAAGCCGAACAAGAGCAGAAATTGAACCAAGAAAAACTAATAAAAGaggaaaaatcaaaacaaaagacgttatttgaaaaaggattAATTTATGACTTTCAACAAACTGTTTTATACTAG
- a CDS encoding Pdk2 pyruvate dehydrogenase kinase, whose protein sequence is MGTGWELTKALKEKIFQYAIYNQTPISLRQMVQFGPTPSPGSIFLASKFIVEELPIRLAKKVKDLEYAPLGLNESPSTIKVKDWYAQSFQELTELPKPKIDENLKKLLYSNNGNSNGFKVDDLDDQPNIQKEVHKISEVQEDNPAINNIFSDDGIVVRHHHHHQNSDQTKSPTITKTRIPSKDQENTTIRSESPTYGMTYFSPCPTNIVWPKEVYAYNKLVFETLEKIKKRHDATVATMAQGVQEWKAKNKTVFVNSQIQTFLDRFYMSRIGIRMLIGQHLALNMAQNSPTKQRLSKLINGSEGSTKKPGRSNYVGVICTDCNVGEIAEDAIETAKYICEEFYGLFEAPEIQLVAPQQDINFMYVPGHLIHMLFETLKNSLRATIEFHTPKLKQKYVEENPGTKLDEVDINDLEYPPIKVIISEGTEDIAIKISDEGGGIPRSSLPLIWTYLYTTVDETPKLEPEYSQTSFKAPMAGFGYGLPISRLYAQYFGGDLKLISMEGYGTDVYLHLNRLSSSNEPLP, encoded by the coding sequence ATGGGTACTGGTTGGGAGTTGACGAAAGCTTTAAAGGAGAAAATATTTCAGTATGCTATCTACAACCAAACACCTATATCGTTACGACAAATGGTGCAGTTTGGCCCTACACCTTCCCCAGGGTCGATATTTCTTGCATCCAAATTCATCGTTGAAGAGTTGCCGATAAGATTAGCTAAAAAGGTTAAAGATTTGGAGTATGCACCATTAGGGTTGAATGAAAGTCCATCAACGATAAAAGTAAAAGATTGGTATGCTCAGTCATTTCAGGAGTTGACCGAGTtaccaaaaccaaagattgatgagaatttaaaaaagttgttgtatAGTAATAACGGCAATAGCAACGGATTCAAAGTTGACGATCTCGACGACCAaccaaatattcaaaaagaagtCCACAAAATATCTGAGGTGCAGGAGGACAACCCAGCTATCAATAACATATTCAGCGATGATGGTATAGTGGTTCGgcatcaccatcaccatcaaaatTCTGATCAAACTAAACTGCCCACAATTACTAAAACGAGGATACCGTCGAAGGACCAAGAGAATACTACTATACGAAGTGAATCGCCCACCTATGGTATGACCTATTTTCTGCCTTGTCCCACAAATATCGTATGGCCAAAAGAAGTCTACGCGTACAATAAATTGGTGtttgaaactttggaaaagattaaaaaGAGACATGATGCTACGGTAGCCACCATGGCTCAAGGAGTTCAAGAATGGAAAgctaaaaataaaactgTTTTTGTCAATTCACAGATTCAAACATTTCTCGATCGGTTCTACATGTCCAGAATTGGAATCCGTATGTTGATTGGGCAACATTTAGCATTAAACATGGCACAGAACTCACCAACAAAACAGCGGTTACTGAAGTTGATTAATGGGTCGGAAGgttcaacaaagaaaccCGGTAGGTCAAACTATGTTGGCGTCATTTGTACTGATTGCAATGTGGGAGAAATTGCGGAAGATGCAATTGAGACTGCCAAGTACATTTGTGAAGAATTTTATGGATTATTCGAGGCACCAGAGATACAGTTGGTTGCTCCTCAACAGgatatcaatttcatgtATGTACCTGGGCACTTGATTCATATGTTGTTTGAAACTTTAAAGAACTCATTGCGTGCAACTATTGAATTCCACACGccaaagttgaaacaaaagtatGTTGAGGAGAATCCGGGAACAAAATTAGATGAAGTAGATATTAACGATTTGGAATACCCTCCTATCAAAGTCATTATATCTGAAGGTACCGAGGATATTGCCATAAAAATCTCTGATGAAGGTGGTGGTATCCCTCGTTCGTCATTACCCTTAATCTGGACATATTTGTACACGACTGTGGATGAAACACCCAAATTGGAACCAGAGTACAGTCAAACTAGCTTTAAAGCACCAATGGCTGGCTTTGGTTATGGATTGCCCATCAGTCGTTTATATGCTCAGTACTTTGGaggtgatttgaaattaatcTCAATGGAGGGCTATGGAACTGATGTATATTTACATTTGAACCGGTTGAGTAGTTCGAATGAGCCGTTGCCATGA
- a CDS encoding Pex13 protein (protein required for peroxisomal protein import mediated by PTS1 and PTS2 targeting sequences): MSASAPRTKPWEVSQGTSAASTQQSTTIPAGTTDSTATATGTSTNPSLPDRPTSLTSEFNNMAQTSPYGTSTSNNAYGTSSTYGNGYGSSGYGSSMYGSGYGSGYGSGMYGSGYGSGLGSSMYGGYGSGMYGSSYGSGMYGSGMYGSGMYGSGMYGGSYGGGMYNQPGMMQGGFGEGTQATFHLIESIIGAVGGFAQMLEATYMATHSSFFTMVNLAEQFGNLKNALGSLLGIFAMIKLVKKLFAKLTGQVYNNGINLNEFNKFEAKQKKLEDQIKRNGTNSNKPPRLSLKPLLIFLAASIGLPYLLSKAIQMLNEQNRRKMEMQQQHQHQHQLSGPNASFDPSNLQFAKALYEFNPENPQMEAELKPNELVAILSKQDPLGNESKWWKVRTRTGKVGYVPSNFLTVIERKSQPSSKQVEPATAVPQNLKSDQLLEEFKNM, encoded by the coding sequence ATGTCAGCATCAGCACCAAGAACGAAACCCTGGGAAGTATCACAGGGTACAAGTGCAGCATCGACACAACAATCCACGACTATACCTGCCGGCACGACTGACTCAACAGCGACGGCGACAGGAACGTCGACAAATCCATCGTTACCTGATCGTCCAACGTCCCTAACCAGTGAATTTAACAATATGGCACAGACGTCGCCTTATGGAACTAGTACTAGCAACAACGCCTATGGAACCTCATCAACGTATGGTAATGGCTACGGCTCATCTGGTTATGGGTCATCAATGTATGGCTCAGGTTATGGCTCAGGCTACGGATCAGGCATGTATGGTTCTGGTTACGGCTCAGGGCTTGGTTCAAGCATGTATGGTGGCTACGGTTCCGGCATGTATGGATCGAGTTACGGTTCTGGGATGTACGGTCTGGGGATGTACGGTCTGGGGATGTATGGTTCTGGGATGTATGGAGGCAGTTACGGTGGGGGCATGTACAACCAGCCCGGTATGATGCAAGGAGGATTTGGTGAAGGAACACAAGCAACatttcatttgattgagAGTATAATAGGTGCAGTTGGTGGATTTGCTCAGATGTTGGAGGCAACATATATGGCAACTCACTCTTCATTTTTCACCATGGTAAACCTTGCTGAACAATTTggcaatttgaaaaatgccCTTGGATCTTTACTTGGAATATTTGCCATGATTAAGCTTGTTAAAAAGTTGTTCGCTAAACTAACGGGACAAGTTTATAACAATGGcataaatttgaatgaatttaaTAAATTCGAAGccaaacaaaagaagttggaaGATCAAATTAAAAGAAATGGGACTAACAGTAATAAACCACCAAGATTGTCACTTAAGCCATTGCTTATTTTCCTTGCAGCATCCATAGGTCTTCCTTATTTACTAAGTAAGGCTATACAAATGCTTAATGAACAAAACAGACGCAAGATGGAAATGCAACAGcaacaccagcaccagcaccagctTTCGGGTCCAAACGCCTCCTTTGACCCATCAAACTTACAATTTGCTAAAGCTTTATACGAGTTTAATCCAGAAAACCCTCAAATGGAAGCTGAATTAAAACCAAATGAATTAGTAGCTATTTTATCGAAGCAAGATCCTTTAGGAAACGAATCTAAATGGTGGAAGGTCAGGACGAGGACGGGGAAAGTCGGATACGTGCCTAGTAACTTTTTGACGGTGATTGAACGAAAACTGCAACCATCTTCGAAGCAAGTTGAACCGGCGACGGCAGTTCCTCAGAATCTCAAACTGGATCAATTATTGGAGGAGTTTAAGAATATGTAG